A single region of the Vicia villosa cultivar HV-30 ecotype Madison, WI linkage group LG4, Vvil1.0, whole genome shotgun sequence genome encodes:
- the LOC131600108 gene encoding B3 domain-containing transcription factor VRN1-like yields the protein MSITCIPRNTDTIRFFKIVTSTNIQDGNIRIPNAFTQKYIGNLSNIMFLKTPDNKKWEIHLTKKESDIWIHKGWKEFATHYSLDHGHMLIFQYEKTSHFEVHIFDKSTLEIEYPVYGKNQQEHNSTIENLNEQPSCNKTKPKPQISKISSSQPHKKLRIDTTEEVGTSSKLQNWPKLVQVKDEKDSSTECINVMHYPEQKNFTSKIEKALTKAKNYKSQNPLFIVVMTSSYSNQYMCVPFDFEQKYLKKDQSDMVLRVMDDDRTWIVKYSERRISSGWRTFASDNNLKVGDVCLFEMINYEAYAFRVLVFRVDDEQCSPPPRVHEDRVNSVNIARISKVESKPIILHRGMRATPINSLRASPCNFAKFEVKQFASSLKNPNFTVKLRSNHWNEYKPRIPNSFSRKYLCYQKKTVMLQFDEKIWPVELTCYPSDLTRKLSVGWSRFAEENKLQVGDVCVFELINKEDAVLDVRIFRGRN from the exons ATGTCCATCACTTGTATCCCAAGAAATACCGATACTATCCGTTTCTTCAAGATTGTTACTTCAACAAATATTCAAGATGGAAACATT AGAATTCCAAATGCTTTCACTCAGAAATATATTGGTAATTTATCAAACATAATGTTTCTCAAGACTCCGGATAACAAAAAATGGGAAATACATTTGACTAAAAAGGAATCTGATATTTGGATTCACAAGGGTTGGAAGGAATTTGCGACACATTACTCATTAGATCACGGACATATGCTAATATTTCAATATGAGAAAACCTCTCATTTTGAAGTGCATATATTCGACAAGAGTACCCTTGAAATTGAATATCCTGTTTATGGTAAAAATCAACAAGAACATAACAGCACAATTGAAAATTTGAATGAGCAACCTTCATGCAACAAAACTAAACCaaaaccacaaatttcaaaaatttcaagTTCTCAACCGCATAAGAAATTGAGAATCGACACAACTGAAGAAGTTGGAACAAGTTCGAAATTGCAAAACTGGCCTAAACTTGTGCAAGTTAAAG ACGAGAAGGACAGTTCTACCGAATGCATAAATGTGATGCATTATCCAGAGCAGAAGAATTTTACTTCTAAAATCGAAAAAGCTTTAACCAAAGCCAAAAACTACAAATCTCAAAATCCCCTTTTCATTGTTGTCATGACTTCTTCCTATAGTAATCAATACATG TGTGTCCCTTTTGATTTCGAACAAAAGTATTTGAAGAAAGATCAAAGCGATATGGTCCTTCGGGTCATGGACGACGATAGAACTTGGATTGTTAAATATAGTGAAAGAAGAATTAGTTCTGGATGGAGAACATTTGCATCTGATAATAATTTGAAAGTGGGGGATGTTTGTCTTTTCGAGATGATCAATTACGAAGCCTATGCTTTTAGAGTACTAGTTTTTCGAGTTGACGATGAACAATGTTCCCCTCCACCACGAG TTCATGAAGATCGTGTTAATTCGGTAAATATCGCAAGAATCTCAAAAGTTGAAAGTAAACCGATTATTTTACATAGAG GAATGAGAGCTACTCCAATAAACTCCTTGCGGGCTAGTCCATGCAACTTTGCGAAATTTGAAGTGAAACAATTCGCGTCCTCATTGAAAAATCCTAATTTCACTGTCAAGTTAAGATCAAATCATTGGAACGAATACAAACCG CGTATACCGAATTCGTTCTCAAGGAAGTACTTGTGTTACCAAAAGAAGACTGTGATGTTACAGTTTGATGAAAAAATCTGGCCGGTAGAATTGACGTGTTATCCATCCGATCTAACGAGAAAGTTGAGTGTAGGTTGGAGTCGGTTTGCAGAAGAAAATAAATTGCAGGTCGGAGATGTATGTGTATTCGAGCTCATCAACAAGGAAGATGCTGTGCTTGATGTTCGTATTTTCAGAGGCCGCAATTAG